The Ananas comosus cultivar F153 linkage group 6, ASM154086v1, whole genome shotgun sequence genome segment GCGACGTACCATTACAACATGGGGAAGGCCCTGGCCCCGCTTCGCGACGACGGAGTGCTCATTTTCGGCTCAGGAAGTGCCACTCATAACTTGAGACTGATCGACAGAAATGATGGTCCTTCCCCGCCCCCACCAACATGGGCCTCGGATTTTGATAATTGGCTCAAGGATGCGCTTCTCAGCGGAAGGTATATATATACCAATCACTATTTTTAGGACGTTCAATTTGGTCTTACTACAGCTCCTATACAAGCATTATTTAAATAGAACTTTCAAACAGAAACtgtaatataaaattagagcATGTGTTTTTTAGTCTCGTACTTCAGTTCAATTCCTATATGCCAAACACCTAGTCGCTACGCTGAATAACTAGACAATTAGATCATATAATTTCCTACGGGAAATGACTTATTTGAGGGAGTTATGTATTTGCAGGTATGAAGAAGTGAACCATTTTGAAGAGAAGGCGCCTTGTGCTAAGATTGCTCACCCATGGCCAGACCACTTCTACCCTCTTCATGTGGCTCTGGGGGCCGCGGGCGAGAAGCCCAAGGCCGAGCTGATCCACCACAGCTGGAGCAACGGCTCCCTCTCGTATGCATCGTATCAGTTTACGAGCGCTGCGTGATGTTTGCTTCAGCGAAGCAAACAGATCTGAAAACCCCTGCTCACTATCTCTTTCATTTTTCTGTCGTGTATAtctgttgtgtgtgtgtgttacaGACTGGCTCAGCTTTCATCCTACTGTTGCCTGAGCTACTTTCTCTAGCATTTCTGATGTAACACTGCAATAAACTACgttactattttatataaatctCCATGCGGCTTGTATTTAGATGACTAAAAAGTGTTTCAAATTGAAGCATTCAAAGTACCTTATGTTTGAACCACAAACAGTGACCTGCAACTGCACTACCCACAAAATAGACTTTTTCAAAGTATTCAAGAAAGAAAGATTTTTCCTTTTAGACTGCCAACTCATAGATAAGGTGGAAGATTTTCCTTCCTAATCCACCGATGATGACATTCTCACTCAACAAAGCTGTCCTAAGTTGCCTAGAATCATATGAATAAAAAGTTTGTGAAacgaaattttaataaaatatgtgCACGTCAAGATTATCTTCAGAGACAAAAAggatttttcataaatttaggCAAGACGACAAGGTCTTCAGCTGAATCCAAAGAACCGCTAAGACGAACAATTTCCATCCTATTACAGGCATATGTTAATAGCATCCActtgaaaagaaaatttgtcGAATACACAGGTGCCCGGGAAATAGATGAATCTGACAAATATGTACAAATAAGTACCCAAAATTACGAGAAAAATCGCAGGAGTCCATGCCTGTCGAAACTCCGTTATTCCTCTCGAGTGCCTACCTATGTTAGGAGtcaaatacagaaaaaaaaaaaaaggtgatgaAAACTATACCACAGAGAAATCAGATTAACATAAGTAGGAACAAGTTCACGCACATACTTCTAATGAAGCAGCAGTTTATCAATAAGCATCATCTGTTGCTTTCATTTTCAGATATTAAATATACCAGTTTATTAATAAGCATCATCAGCTTAACCATTTCTGGAGTTACAATTTTTCAGGTAATTGATATCGAGGGATGTTTAACACAGTAATTCATGCTAGAAACATAAAGAGTGCATCAAGGGCGAGGTATTTTGGGTCAAAGCAATTCATATAATATAGTTCTCAGGACAAAAACTTGTTTGAAACAATCACAAACATTTATATATTGTATGTTGGGCTGAAAAACAGACGAGTTTAGCACAATGGAAGGTCTGTATTAATACTCCGCCAAAGGTTAGATATCTTCGGCAGGTCATAGCACTTAGATCATTATATGATTCACTAAGTAAACGCCCTTAATCCAGAAGTTCTACAGCTTATTATGGCATAACTTAAAAGTTTTCTCTATGTCCCAAGAAGGATTTAAGTCCATATTGACTGGTGCGTACAAGATAATGCTAGGCAATACCATCCTCAAACTAGAAGTAACTTCCACACTATAGTAAACAACTTAACTCTAATTTAGAGCAGTGCTTACAGAGATTTGAGGGCACCTCCTTATGGGGGTTTACTTAGAACTTTTCAACTTCACCAGGGTAGTAAGTGCTTCCCTGATTGGTCCTTCATTCGTTTGTCTATTGGCCTGtattaacataataaaaaaCACTTCGGAGTTTCAGATGATATATAGCTGACATGAAAACGGAAAATAGGTCATAAATTGAAGATTTAGATATCATCTGCTACTCCTAATAATGTTAAGTAATAAGAACTAAGAATACCGCCCTTACCTTCAGTGACGGTACAAGACCATAAGCTTCTTCAACAGTCTCTGGACAAACATTACCTATCATGCATATCTGAAACAAAGGGGCATAAGGGTAGAAAACTTCTAtgtaataaccaaaaaaaaaaataaaattatgaactaTATAGTccccaaaagaaaagagggTCAGCTCCTAACCTCGCCATCATTGACCCCACAAGTTTTAAGAGTTCTAAAACTTAGTTAAGTGAAAACTTAGCAGCTCTTTTCCTTTTGAAGAAAAAGACAAGAAGCAAAATAAGCTGAAAAAAGAATATGAGGATACTCTAACACTTGTCTCACAGACTTTGCATCAGTATACTGGCTACCATTTTTCGAATACTGGAATGCTTTGTTGAAGGAtctaaagaaacaaaaacaaatcatGTAGTCAATCCAAAATATACTTAAAAAGTTTTCTAGGAACAAGTTTAAATGGAGAAAGAAACAGAAAATTAATTCAGAAGAAGCAAACAATAATTCCTAAAGCAATTACTCAGGTATTTTTATTGTAGGGTCCTCCGATAAGATAGTCATGTGGTCATGGATATCTTGCAATACTTCTGCTGCTTCACAATCCATTAGTACTCTAGAATTTTTTGGAATATCTGTAAACAATAAGTATGAAGACAAATAAAGTTTTCAGGTCTAAATATATTTGACATAAACCAAGATAAAGTTTCTACACCATAAAGCTATATAGATACATTCAAACCAGTATAAGAATAAAGTAGCAATTTCCAGACAAGTGAAAGATAACTTTAGCCAAGATAGCAGGCTACTTTTCTCATCCAACCCCACAATTTTGTGTTTTAGGCAAGAGAAAACTTCTAGTTTGATCAAATATTAGTAAGGAAGGAAAAAGGGTACTTAGTAAGAGAAAGGACTGACCTAGCTCTAACTTCAGATCTACTTCCGCTGTAGGAGGCTTTGCATGCGGTAGCGATCCTTTTCCCTCAGCCTTCCCTGCATTAAAAGATTTTCCCCCTTTGCCCGAGTCACCTATGAAAAAGaacagaaaataaagaaaacacaAACTGTTCATTGGGAAAAGGCATTAAGATAATGTCACCAAGCATGTTAGTGATCCAAAGACAATAAGCGAAGGTGACGGAAAACAAATGAAGTTATCTTCACACCTTTACCAGCTGAGGCCAAATTTGAAGCCTTTCCACCAGTTTTTAAACCATCAAGTGGGACCTTCTTTGGTGCCTTTCCATTCGACTTTCCAGAAGCCTGACTTTGATCCTCAATAAAACCTAAGAAAAAAGGgaacaattttattttagaagatCAAAAGAAGCACCACCAATTTGAATTGATGAACTTCTTCTCGTTTCTCCCACTACACACTCAGACTGGTGTTGGACAATGTGActcttattaaaaaatttttaaaaaaaccttgctgattttttagaaaaaataaagaaaaagttttCTTAGGCACCAGCAAAATTCATTTCTTTTCTGGTAGATGAACTCTCATGTAGTAAGTTTTAAGGGCTTAAGAAGAATATTATATTGAATAATGAAAAGGATGCATGCAAATGAGATCACACCACCTGCCAACGAAGACCAGGCTGCAATATACAACACATGGAATACACATAGATTCCCAACTCAGGGTCAGTTCAATATCGGGCACTAAAAACCATCCAAAAGAATGGTTAGTGTTCTTAATTGATTGAAGAGAAGAAAAACCAGCAAGAAACTTCCTCGAACACTAGACACAGAGGAGAAGGAAGACTAAAAACATCTACCTTCAGATTCATCTGAAGAATCTATGTCAACATGCACTGGCCTCTTGAAAGATGCGGGATCTTCTCCATTCAGAGCTCCTGCATGAATAAGGTTCCTTTATACTAATATCACAAGTAATTGCACTAATCAAAACAAACTACATTGAAATATAGTTGCCCCAACATATAAAGTTAAACAGGacaaacaaaaaatacatgCCCCAAAGTTCGAAGAAGCATGCAAGACAACACTATAATATGCTTTCCAAAAGTCCATACAACATATGATGTATTAACCAAAATGTATGAACTTGTCGACAAAGTTAATGACTAAAGTTTTATAGTAGAGAGATGAAGCTTTCAATTCTATGTTACAAGTAGATAAAAGTGGTCAGGTCACTAAATTTCCCTTTTTCTGCCAGTAACTTTAATATATAGGATATAAATGCATATATAAAGGGTAAATTATgcatttgaaagttgaaactaaAATACCCTGCTAAgtgctaattaaaaaaatgagagagctGTAAAAACATACAATCTTCGTGATTCTTCTACGCTACCTCAAGTATAGAACTTTACTGCAGGATTTTGCTTTTATCAAATAGACGCGTTCCATGAACCGAGAAACACAAATAAGTAATTCgcacatttttctttttgatggaAAATTTGAGTAATGCATAGTAAATCTGTagagaaaccctaaaccctatattCAACCTAACAATCTCCATTCCAACACTCATAAGCCCTAAAAACACCTCGCCACAGATCCTCTCACCGCACGCAATGCTTCAAGTTATCGAAACCGCTCAAAAAACCCTAAGAGAAGTCGCTGCGGATTTGAACAATCGGAAGGGATAGATCATAAAAACCTTGGTTTGGGACCGAAGGGGCCTTCCCCTTCCCCGCAGACCACCCCTTTCCACCTCTATCCGCCATTGTCGGGGCGCAGGGAGTTCCTCGAAGGGCTTCTCCTGCGAAAGGTCGGGGACGAAGGGTTCGGCGAAGAAGATAGTTGGGGGttgattttgtaaaatttactCGAATGGGTCGAACCGGGTCCGGACCAAATTTGACTTTGGACTCAGGCCGAGCCCCAAAATTTACGCTCAAAATAGTTTTGGGGCCTCTTTGGAATTTACTCTATCCGGGCCGAGTTTGGCCCATATACCCAAAACTATGTGTTCGACGAATAGTTTGAATACACGTAAAAGTAAATATATTTGCaagtatatacatgtatatatattttatattatttctaaaattaaaattataaaagaaaaaataaagttcaaaccaaacaaaggaTACCCACGAAACTCCTGAAATAAGTGCGGTGTACGCGTAGCAAAGCGTATATAATAATGCTAAGAAGTTGAAGTGAACCGCGTTCATGGCGACGACGCGGGAGATGAGAGAGGTCGCTCCTTCCTCTTAATTTCTCAATCAAATCCCAAGCACTTTATatgaaatctctctctctctccctcgccCAACCCCTTCCGACCGATTTCAAATTCTTCGCTTCTTTTGGTCTCCCATCGCTCTCGATCGCGTCGTCGTGGATTCGATAGGATCGGTTTCTTCGTGGTGGcgatcgattttttttttgctgtaaatcgcttaattttttggattatttttcGTTTTTAGGTGAGATATGTGCTCGATCTTTTGTACTGTTTatcgataaaaattttaattgctcTTTTTGAGGATTTAAtcgttggtttttttttatcgCAGAGGTGAGTAGTAGAGGATCGCGACCATGTTTTCTAGGCTTTTTGGAAAGCCTAAAGGTGTGGAAGATCCAGTGAGCACCATCGAGAAGTTAACTGAGGTGCTAAAGCTCTCTGTTTTGGTCTCTCTCCTTTGGTTCTTTCACACTTTGTGGATTTGCATGGTTGTTGTTGATTTATCTTAGAATTTGGCAAGTTCCAGTAGTGATTGAAGCAGAATTTTccgtttttaattttttttttatcataataatACAATTTTACACTCTTTTTTGCGTGTTATGGTTCGTATTACCAGTAATTCCTGGTGTCATCTCCAGCTCGAGCAGAGTCATTAAATTTACATTGCTGAATGAGATGTATATCATCTGAAACAGCATTTATTTCTTGTGGAGTGGCTAGAATTAGTTCTATTAATATGTCATCTGAAACACCACTTAACATTGTAGGCGCATTTCGTGTTCAATGAGTTGCGCCTGGGTGAACACAAAAATGGTGTTTCAAAATTTCGGGACCTACTTGGATACAGGATTATGCACGGATAACTTGTGTTATACTTATTCGTTCTAACTCACTTTTAGGGCCCGTTCGAATGTCGGAACATGCTATGGTTTATAAGTTGGTAACTTTCGCCCAAAtaaacaagccctaaatgaAGGATTTCACTCCTGATCATTAACATTAACATAGGAGTTCTACTTTAGAGTTCCTAAAAATCACATTTTTCTTGAAAGAGCATAATCTACCTATGAATAGTTAGCAATATCTTCGCGCATCAGGATTGCTTCTCACTTCATACTTACTCTTATACATCTTTTCATGCTTTCCAACGGCCAACTAACAAATGTTGGATGAGTTATTTTGGTTTCCAAACAGGATGTTGTTCATCAGTTTATGACTCTCAATAACTGACAAATGATTCTTTAGTGAAGAAGAGGTGACATGCTCCTTCATATAATCTCtcctatagagagagagagatgtagagGTTAACTCATGCATTAAGTCGTTGTACTTAAATGAGGATTCAAAGTGTATCTTACATGTAATTATTGCATATAGTACACCTCTAGTTGATTATTTGTCTAATCTGTTGTCACAATTTTTTTAGACACTCCGATTGTTAGAGAAAAAGGAAGGAGTTCTACAAAAGAAGGCTGCTGCTGAAGTTGAAAAGGCCAAGCAATTCACCAAAGTGAAGAACAAAAAAGGTATAATTTCTGTTTCCTGTGGGAAAAAGAGACAAAGATCTCAGCATATCGATGATTTACTTCACACGCAATAGCGTAGTTTTCTTGTAGCATTTTTAATCCTGATGTAATTTTAGTAATCTACTTTTTCAATTTATACATTAGTTACtaaacctttttcttcttttttttctccccctttttAAATCAGCTGCAATACAATGTTTGAAGAAGAAACGACTCTACGAGCAACAAGTCGAACAGCTTGGTAATTTTCAATTAAGGATTCATGATCAGGTATCTTTTCATAGTTATCTGATTCATTTGCCTAAATCGCCCTTTTTTACTCTCATTTGTGAAGACATGATATGCCTCATTTGGAAGTCTACTGACTACTGAGTTGCATTACCTCTCAGATGATCATGCTGGAGAGTGCAAAAGCAACAACAGAAACTGTTCAGGCACTGAGAACTGGAGCACAAGTCATGAAGGCTATGCAGAAAGCGACGTGGGTACCGATGCACTATACTCCTATTTTAGAATCTTCTACGATTCTAGGAATCTTTATGTTTGCTTGCTTTATTCGACCAACTGCTTTTAGACACCTCAAAACTTAGGCAAACTGTGCTAGAGTATTAGCATTTTTATTATTCAAGTTATCCTCTGCAAACATGATTTTTTTTCGGTTGGTTTACTAACTTTAATTATTCTATCGCATATCTTTGGACTGTAAATGTTGTTTATGAATTTGTGGTGACATATATGAGAGAAAAATAGTGAACATGAGGCTAATAAATCATGCCGTCCACTTTGCTTTTCAGTAACATTGACAGTGTCGACAAGACTATGGATGAAATAAATGAGCAGACCGAAACCATGAAACAGATACAGGAAGCTCTATCTGCTCCTATCGGAATAGCAGCCGATTTTGATGAGGTATCTTTTCACTCTCAATATACTAAAAAAGTAACCCTCATCTTCCTCCCCTTCTTTTGCAAAATTCACctttaattttatgaaaattgcaGGATGAATTGGAAGCGGAACTTGAAGAATTGGAGAGTTTGGAGTTAGAGGATCAGCTTCTCCAGCCAACGACTGTTCCTGCTCAACCAGCGAAGCAGGTTTCGGTGGTTGGAAAATCGACTCTTCGACCTTCGAAGGAACATAATGCCGACGAAGATGAACTCGCCAAATTACAAGCTGAAATGGCCATGTGAAAGTTCCGGTATCTTGCTTCTCCCTTATCACGCCATGTGTACGAGACCTGTGTCTGAGAATCAATCAACATTTGGCATGCAGATGTGAAATCTCCAATCTTTGTGACCATCTAATgacatttttctttaaaatcctTTTGCAGGTCTAGTAATCAAAGTAGGCAGTACAGTGTAAAAATTATCGGACGCAGTTCATGATGGTGTTCTATCCTCTTCTCCTAGCATGTATAGTTTTAGAGTAAGTAGCGCTGGGGGTGAGGAGAAATTATCCTCTCCTCTGGCTTCGTATCTTGGTTTTAATGTTTCTATGAGTTTGTCAAGGAAACGTTCTTCTGGGTGTTCATAATAGGAACTAAGGTTTGATTTTCTAAGGGTTGTATTTTGGGgcgtttttgtttttttcccgaCAGCGTTTGTGCTTCGATGATGTGCTAAAAAACAGTTATCGTGGGCACAAAATCCCTGGGTTTTCATTTTGAAGGAATCAAAGTAAAAAAGCCTTTTGAGTTTTTGTGTGTGACAGAATCAAAGAAATTGATCTACAAAGTGCACAACGCATGATTCGTAAAATTGCACAGGACgtatccaaacagtttaaaaattaaatccgtagaattttttagagttataaaattttctattttatttggaCCAAAAccataatttataaatttcgtaaatattttttttactgtgcATCCAAATATGTCCTAATTGTCTCGGTTTTCAGGATTAAGTGCTTAGGTGGTTTCAGGATTAAGTGCTTAGGTGGTTGGCTTCTTATTAAGGTAAGTAAGCAATCTCGGAagcgtccctagagcaagtggcaaagaatttgatggttggtatctaagatccatgttcgaatcctagtttatttatatttttagctaaatttatttttaaatgaaataaacgaagcgggtagcatgctatctatctctcaaaaaaaaaaaatattcgagGCCTCAAATATCTCACTGTTCTGTACCTGGTCAAAGAGATGGATAGTCCATATACTGGAAATCTCTAGCACCAGCAATATTCGCCACCGCCAGCGAAAATTGGGTATTTTAGATAAGATTATGCAATGGTTAGAAAATTATTTGCTTTGATAAATCACAATCGTGGTGTTGGAGACTAGGAAATTTAAACCATTGGGCTCCACGGTACCTGctccaaaatattttatagctCTCCCCGACCACGTGTCGCGATCTGCGCCGTCACACGCAGCGCGGCACACGGTGTTCTCCTACTCGGCCACCTCGTACTCCGCAAACTCTTTTCCTCCCCCTCAAAAGCTATATTCTCCTCCTACTGCTACGCAATTCCAATTCCcattccgactccgactccgaCTCTTACTCAACAATGGATCTCACAACCACCGCCAACTCCACCGCCACTACAGTTGACGACGCCGGTGTCATCTCCCTCCCCCCCTTCGCCCTCCAAACCCTACCCCACCTCTCCGATTACCTCCCCAACGTCGTCTCCGTCCTAAACCCTATCGACCGAAACCCTTACTACCACCCCTCCTCGGGGTTCTACATCTCCCCCTCCGACGTCGTCCTAGGGCACATCCTCTTCGACCtctccgccggcgccgccgccgccgccggggacCGCCGGTTCCCGGCGTACCACCGCGCGGGGCCGCGGCGGGTCGTGCGCTTCGACCCCGCGGCGGTGCGCGCGGCGATCGTGACGTGCGGGGGCCTCTGCCCCGGCATGAACACGGTGATCAGGGAGCTCGTGGTGGGGCTGTGGGAGCTCTACGGCGTGCGCGAGATCTACGGGGTGCCCTCCGGGTACCGAGGGTTCTACTCCGAGGAGCCCGTGAAGCTGGACCCCAAGATGGTCGATGATTGGCACAAGAGAGGGGGCACCGCCCTCGCCACCTCCCGGGGCGGGTTCGATCTCGAGAGGATCGTCGATGCGATCGAGCGCCGCGGGTATAATCAGGTGATGATT includes the following:
- the LOC109711869 gene encoding extradiol ring-cleavage dioxygenase isoform X2, translated to MISRICRGMCMEKKREHQIDIRCGACSLVIKYPAPGAPDLARRVKELLKEAGFGRVKEDKSRGLDHGAWVPLMLMYPEANIPVCQLSVQSDRDATYHYNMGKALAPLRDDGVLIFGSGSATHNLRLIDRNDGPSPPPPTWASDFDNWLKDALLSGRYEEVNHFEEKAPCAKIAHPWPDHFYPLHVALGAAGEKPKAELIHHSWSNGSLSYASYQFTSAA
- the LOC109711870 gene encoding uncharacterized protein LOC109711870 translates to MADRGGKGWSAGKGKAPSVPNQGALNGEDPASFKRPVHVDIDSSDESEGFIEDQSQASGKSNGKAPKKVPLDGLKTGGKASNLASAGKGDSGKGGKSFNAGKAEGKGSLPHAKPPTAEVDLKLELDIPKNSRVLMDCEAAEVLQDIHDHMTILSEDPTIKIPESFNKAFQYSKNGSQYTDAKSVRQVLETLKTCGVNDGEICMIGNVCPETVEEAYGLVPSLKANRQTNEGPIREALTTLVKLKSSK
- the LOC109711872 gene encoding vacuolar protein sorting-associated protein 32 homolog 2-like; its protein translation is MFSRLFGKPKGVEDPVSTIEKLTETLRLLEKKEGVLQKKAAAEVEKAKQFTKVKNKKAAIQCLKKKRLYEQQVEQLGNFQLRIHDQMIMLESAKATTETVQALRTGAQVMKAMQKATNIDSVDKTMDEINEQTETMKQIQEALSAPIGIAADFDEDELEAELEELESLELEDQLLQPTTVPAQPAKQVSVVGKSTLRPSKEHNADEDELAKLQAEMAM